A region of the Drosophila subobscura isolate 14011-0131.10 chromosome J, UCBerk_Dsub_1.0, whole genome shotgun sequence genome:
TTCCCATCTAGGGCCAAGCGGAGAGCAAGAAGCAAGGCAGCAAGTCGCAGCGTCGTCACCTGAATGCCAACGGCAACATTCAGGACATGGCACAGGAGTCTCTGCAGCTACCGCCGCATACCAAAGGCACCGCCATGTCCTTTGGCTTTCGCAAGAAGCTCAATGGCACGCCCAAGAAGCTGAAGAAACTGCtggaaaaccaaaccaattgCCACGCGGCAACAGACACAAAGGACGACAACGGCAATGCGCGTAAGTTCCTCTCTGATTTCTGTTCCTTTTTGGACAGCCATTTAACAATCGTTGGACACGACAGCAGCTACAGCCATTCACTTTGAGAAAGTGGGcgccgccgcagctgccacTTCGACGGCGGCGGGCCAGCGCTTTGGCTACAGAggaggcccaggcccaggcccaggcccgcAGCCTCGGCCCGCCTCCACGGGCTTGTACGGCCACAGCGAGGAGTGCGCAGAGAATGCccgaaataacaacaacaacaacactcagggaggagcaggagcagccagcagcacgcCGCTGGTTAGCAATTGTAAGtacaaaaaggcaaaagaaaaacttcaGCGCCCGCCTCAACTTTtccgctgccctgcccccagTGAAACGTCGCTCCAAGAGCGCACATGCGGCACGCAGCAGCGCCGATGGTGGAGAGCCCAAAATAGCACAGCCCAAGACGCTCACATTCAATCTGAACCAGAACACAACCATCGAGTACCAGCGGCGGCAGTTCTTCGGGGAGATTGCGGATGAACGCGGCGGCACACAGGGGACGCGCTGCAACTACAGCAATCTGGCCAGCATGCACGCGAATGTCATGTGAGTCGGGggcaaccaaccagccagccagccttcCCTCCACCTAATGCTAGCTCCTGTCTGCCCCACAGCGCACGCCCCACGCCCGCCAGCTTTGCCAAGTTTACGCTGCAAACGGTGAGCCTGCCGCGGCCCGAGTATCCCGTGGCCATCAGCCTGACGGCCACCACACCCACCACGCCCAGCGGCAGCGTGCAGTCGCCGGTGCCCAGCCACGCGACGGGTGCCAGGGCCAAGGATACTTGCACCAGCGCGCGGCAGCATCCGCTGACCTCGGTGCACGTGCAGCCCACGCAGCGGCAACTCGACCAGAAGAGCGTCAAGCAGCTGACCAACAACTCCACGCGTCGCGGCTTCTCGGGCAGCCGCGAGATTAGCGCCGATTCGGGCATTGCCAGCCTGGACATGGCCTTGGATTCGGGCAGCTCGGGCAGCAGTTCGGCGGGCTCCAagcgcagtcgcagtcggcCCCGGAATCTGCAGATGGTGATGAGCGGCCGGCACACGTTCGAGGTCAAGGATGTGGACGATCCGCCCTCGAGCGAGTCCAACTCCTTTGTGGAGCCACTGGCGCTGCCCAAGCTGCCCACAGACGGCAGCCAGgcggtgccgctgccgctgctcgggCTGGTGCGCTCCAACACGGTGCTCAGCCGCGAGAGCTACGAGcggcggcaggaggagcagcagcagccggcggagggcaagcccaagcccaagccgaGTGGCTCcgatgagagcgagagcgtggACGAGGAGAAGCTTTATCTAGACTCATCCACCTCCGAGAAGAGTGCCAAGCAGCAGAGTCACTCCTCCGTGTCGAGTTCGTGGCGCTGCCAGTCGTTGGCCGGCGAGTCCCTGGCCGCCAtggactgcagcagcatgagcATCAGCGACAGTCAGGCGCCAGAGGTCGGCAGGGAAAACGAAAGGGAGGAGGACATGTCCCTCGGCCTAGACGAGATTAGTCTCAACCCAACGGACATGCCTTTCAGCACAATTTGTGAGTAGCTCTCGGGTGGGATTATCCTTCCTCTAGTTCATCTCTTGCCCCTCCTTTAGCTTCTCTGACGGAGCCGCCCGCTAAGCAGGAGGCAGCGCCGCTGCTCAACATGCATCTGGTGGACAATCGCGAGGCATCGCCGCGTCCGCGCTCCTTCAACAATGCGCTCAACGAGTCCAAGTTCGCggagctggcgctggccagcagcagctgcctcctgctgGACGATGAGACCTCGCCCACGGACAGCCTGGTGAGCAGCACCGAGGACTCGGAGGAGGCGGGCGGCAAGCTCAAGAAGCACAAACTGAACGAGGAGCGCCAGCAGAaggacatcgacatcgacatcgacattgACATTGATGAGATCTCGCCGCtgctcgagctggagctggacacGGGCTGCGGCAGTCCCGTCTCCCCCGGCACGCCCACCCATGCCTCGCACTCGCTGTCGCTGGGCTCGGACTGTGGCAACCTGATCGATGACGAGATCGCCGACCAGCCGGCGCTGCTGTGCAACAGCGAGGCCCACGAGGTGGCCACCGACACGCCCACGCTGATGGAAACGCACACCGGGTCGCTGCGCTCGCTGAAGAGCCAGTCGAAGGCACGCACCGCCCTGCAGCAGGCCATCGAGCTGAGTCTGCGCACGCCCATGGCCGTGCGGCAGGCGGTGCTGGATCGCGCCGAGTCGCTGGACACCCTCTCGCCCTGCGAGTCCATCTGCTCCGACGATCTCATGATGGACTTTGACATGAACAGCAGCGTGGACTCCATTGATCACATGGCGCCCGTGTCGggtcgcagtcgcagtggcTCGGATCTGCATCGCATTGGCGTCGAAATGGATCCCGCGCAGGCAGAGGCCGAGGCTGAGCTGCTCTCCGAGATGGAACGCAACGGCAGCGATGTCATGAAGGAGCTCAACTCGCTGCTgcgcggcaggcggcagcgtGGTGGCGCCAGGGAGCGCATCAGGTGAGTGTTTCCCCCCACCCCAATACCCACTCCCCGAACGTAACGGAACTGTGGCTAATGGAATCGTGATGCTTTGTGCGCGCTCTCCTTGCTGGCACTTGGCTGGCAGCCAACGAGTGTCCGTCCGAATTATTATTAAgtgcactctccactctccacttcactctccacttcactctccacttcactctccactccactctcttccCTGTCCCGTTTCCACTTGATTCTGCATTGCGCTGTGGTCTGGCAAAGTCACTGAGTAAATCAATCAGCAGCCTGCTCTGCCGCCCCTactctttttcgctttttttcgctctctttctatctttgGTTGCTAGACTTCCGCCGGCCGGCAAGCGATTAACCCTAGAAAGGCGCGTCTTTCCGAATGTAAAAGAATATGTGACTTTAGGTTctaaaattgaaataatttattgtatAATATCTGGGgtatgaaatttaatttaaattattatgcaaatattttcttagtTTTATGTGATTCtaaatgaatatatattttttttcaaagAATTATTTGTATTCTCTATTTTCCACTCATTACACCCACTTGTTCTTCCTAGTGTTAATTTTCACCGTCACAGCCAGACATGCATATGccttaattaattcattcccAAAGTAAACAGCAAGCAGAAACATCATCAGCACACAGCGCCGTATTTGCTCACCCTTAGCGACACCCTGGGGttaagcaaatgcaatttgattttttgccGACTCAGAGCTTAGGCATCGCCATGTCTCCTACCCCAGTGCCAACCCAAAGGGGCACGCCCTTTTGCCAATGCATTTGtaatgggaaaatggaaattgaaattgaaattagcCCAAAattagacagacagacagacatcagTGGCACAGGTTGGAGCAGTGAAATAAAACCCCGCAATGATTGCAgttatttctgtgtgtgtgtttgcccaaaAGGTTACTCCATTCCAACCATTCCCACTGCTAGGTCCCGTTGCACCATGCACgaagggggagagagaggagagaggacaACTCTGTGTGGGCTACAAGCAAAGCCAAGACCGAAACCAAAGGCAACGGCACTTGGCATTTTGAGGCAATTGTCTTTGGATTGGATCCCTCTttcgcgctctctccctctctctctcgctctgcagGGGAGCCAGCTCCGGTCCGGGGGCCTGGCCAAATCGTGGTCGTAGTTAAGATAACATTTTGACTTTGGCCTGAGACTTGATGGCGAGTGCCGCATTCTTTTGTcatggcaacggcaatgcAAAGGCTACAACAACGGCAACCGGCAACGGCACGACATCCACGACAACCCATCGACGGAGTCGttttctggctctggcctaAAAGTTGGAAAAACTTTATTGCGCCccgccatgccatgccaggccatgccatTGCCATGTGCACTGGAAGGAAAAATCAATTGTCTGGCAGTGGAgggggaggtggaggtggaggagggaTACTGATACTCGCATGAACCTGTTTTCTCCCAGCCAAGAGCCAAATAACTGCAAAAATGCCGCTGGCCTTCtcaggttttgttttttgcctgcACATGCGTCGGGACATTGGCTTTCCttgcttgccacttgccactgcaCTTTCCTTGCCACTCACTCACCAAGCAGCATGCAGCGTGCACCAtgcgatccgatccgatccgatccgatccgatacACGAATTAGAAGGCACTCCAACCTAAGGCCATAAATAAACAGCTGCGCAAAATCCATTCAGCGGCAAGCCACTCGATAATCCACCAGTCCAAGCAGTTCCCAGAGCCCATATGCAAAATCTTATGAGAGCCCACACTTGTGGCTTAACCTTGAGACTGTGTTAGGCATGAGTCACTCTCTCGCGACCCGCTCACCCGGCTCACAACTGCTGAGTAAGCCATCGCCGCAACAGACTCAATCGCCCATGATCATCGGCTCTCCACACTCAGCCAGAAAGTGCAgtgaaggcaaaaaaaaagaatagtTCCATTGTGATCGTTGCAGCCGGAATGCTGCATAAATATTGTGGCTGTTGccattgtctgtctgtccgcccaGGAGAGCTTTCTTTTCTAACGGAGATAGAAGCAGACAAGACCAGACCAGCCcagaccacaccacaccacttGCCCACAttcttgcactgcttgcacagCTTGCTTTATCTcttgcggctgttgctgcagctgctgctcgctggctgTTGCGTTGCTTGCTGGAACGTGGTGGCAACGAAACattggcaacaacagcaaccaaagcACAGTGGCGCGGAATGTGGAATTTGTGTGTAAAGGGAAGAGAGCAAGAAAGCTTTCGGTTTAGCTGGAATATAAACATTTGGGGTAAATAAAATGATCGAAGAAGATgtcagtgtaaataaaatatttgcatacatattgTAATTTCTGCCACAACAATTTTCACTGCTCGCTTCTCCACTTTGTGCCACTGTAGCCGCTATGCTTTTTCGTATCACTACCATTCCACACCGTTCCCATTAGCTCCACGCTGGGCttgctggctgtctggctcCAACTTCAACCAACTTCGATACCAACTTCAACTTTAGTATTAAACAAGATCTCAAAGCGCGCGGTTCACTTCGGAACGGTACGATTCCTTCggctcagtctcagtctcgtCTCTGTAGAATAATAAATTAAGCTCGTACTTTGTTGTGAGACCCAATCCCCAACCCTCTCGGGCAACAATCAGCTTGTGGTTCTGCTCAATCAATTCAATCTGATTGTGTGTACAAATTGTGCAAGAAACGTTGTGCGAAGAGCGCGTGGGAGCCCCGCAGCATTAATTGCGTTGTTAAtaaccaaaaagaagagacgcgagagagaggcacatAACAAAGAGCAGCAACCCAAAACAAGAGCCAGTGACCGCAGAGCCAGGCggttggtgtttttttttggcattcgtCGCCTCTATCGATACGCACTGCTGCCTCTTCCATGCCACAGATAGGCCAACCGGAGCCACCAGCACAGACAACAGCTTCAACGTTTATAACAAAAGACAAGCCGCGGGCACAAGTGTCAATGGAACAGGCCAACCATCCATAAAAGAAATCATTCCACTTAGGCTGGAACTGCGACCGACTCGAATTCGGATTCGGACTCTGGCTCTCAAGTGAGTAAAAGGTAGAGGGAAAGATATTCAAACCCCCAGCGGCACTGTGGTAGCCAAAGTGGGTGATGATTTCCGCTCTAAGCGTTGCGTAATTTGATATGCAACCcggtggcaagtggcaggggTACGTTCAGCTGTGCGGGGCACACAATGTGAATGACGCTGGAAAGTGTGtcacatgcaaatgcagagcGAAGCGGTGGCAACCTTTTTGGGTAAATCTTTGTTGGAATTTGATGCCATAAACGTAACAATTACAGATAtcagagatacacacaccATTCCATTTGGTAGCTGCTTTGGCCCCTTTTATGGCTTTGGAAGCCACTTCAAGTTCAGTTGCATTTTGCGGCGCGTTCAGGTTTAGCCGGGGCCCACGGATTCGGTTGCcatcttcctgctgctgttgctggcatGCATAATTCAACAGAGAAGaacatttgccacacacagaaatccAAGCCACAGACATAAGCTGGCTATACGGCAAGAGCTTCAAGAACCCCAGCCCCATCGAGTGCAAatacaaagatacagataggctgctgctgctgtctcggCTGCTACCTACCTAACtacctgtctgtctgtctgtctgtcgttctgtctctctgtatcCCCCCTTTTGGCTTCCATCGTTGATCATCTGCGGGAACTGCGcgctgtggcatgccacagatacacactGTCGGATGCCCATCTCGAGACtcgtctctctccctgtctccaTGTGTGAGAATGTTggttatttctttattttttatggccattacCATTACTGGCGTTACGTGCTCTAcccccatccatccaaccattcCGCATCAGTCCATCATTCCCCACCATTACCCCTCCATCCTGCATTGCGCTCTAATGAAGCtgcctttccatttccatttcctttttcCTCTTCATTTATGCaagcaaaacttttgtctGTCTTTAAAGGTCTATGACTCATTCCCTTTTGCATTCCCCATCCCAACCATTCCGCTTGATGGAGATAAAGATCTCTGCAtgccgctctctcactctctttctccctctctcgtttGCCATCTCCACCTCAGACTCCTCTCTGACAAATGACGTTTTGTCGCACAAATTGATAAGTGCCGTTAGGAAGTGGAGTTCGAGTAATGCATGTCaacgcctctgcctctgccaatGTTACCCCCTGTCAATGTTCCACTGGTTGCCGCatgattgtgattgtgattgctTGTCATTGTTGGCCGTTAGCAGTAGGCAgttggctctttggctcttaCCTGTTGGCGGTTAACAGTTGCAGTCACCGCCACACAGCACGACAGACAGCGGTAGCAGCTACGGGCAGCCGTGCAGTTGTCCAAGTTAGCGACAGTTGCCGTTGGCGTTGCCGTTGGCTGTAGCGCACGCGTGGAGTCATCACAAAATGAGACAGATaaatgcagacacacaaatgcacacagCTGTGGGGTACGGGCAGGTGCGTAGACAAAAGGGGACGCTGCAAATGCAACTAATAAACTGCCAAGAGAGCGATCTGCTTGTACGCAGATTTTGTTCCATTTCTAAACGGGCATTCCTCGCTCTTTGTGTGCCAATAAAACTTCAATCAATATTCCATTAAATATGACATTTGACCCAAGTAAATCCTCCCCTTTTGGCACTACCTCGTTTATTAATGTTTTATGTTGTGTTAATGGAGctgtggaaaatgcatttgttgctgctgctgttgccacctgctgctgcaatgaCGAGCATTTTGTCGTCTAACAattgcgtttttgttttcttcacaGTGCGAAATATCCGGCGCTGCTCAGACAAATAACATTGAATGAGTGCAGGGCGGAGTGGAGAGTGTAGAGAATGAGTAGAGTAgagtgtggagagtggagtggagagtggagtgggtaTTGTAGCTCTTTGAGTGGTGCGCATTGTTTTGACTTGAGTGGATCTCCCACCTCGCCACCTCGTGCTTGATTGCTGCATTCATATTCATAGTTATTCATACTGCATTCATTATTCACTGCATTCATTGTGCTCGTACAAAACAACATAAAGTTGGCGTGCgaaaaatccccaaaaaaagCATGTGGAATATTTGtatgtctctttctctctctttgtgtgttcGAGCTCTTTAGCAAAGTGCacctgtgtttgtgtgtgtgtttgtgtttatgaTTTGGACACACaataatgtaaaatgtaaacaataattgctttttgtttggcaagCCAGCCACGAGTTGTATCCATTTGAACTTTTTTTGCTTGGGTTACTTGTACaacaaaattgaacaaaaaagcgaaaagcataaaccaaaaaccgaaaaccacaACGAAGTGCAGGCTCCAATGCGCCTCCATTGGATTACGCAATTCCGAGCTGATTGTTGATGttttattgatatttaatcAGTTTGATTACGAGCTGTACTAATGAATGAGTTAAGGCTGAGCTTGCAGactcaaaattcaattgattaatgaattaaaatgATGATACAGCAGACCCACCTATAGCTATGCCACCCGCTGAGAATTCCTCCAATTAAAGTGTAGAATTTATGCCACAGAAACCCCCCGTTGAAGCGCTGTCCATTTGCTACAAAAGAAGGCAACTTTCTGCCATAAAGAATCACTCGAAGCTCTCAGCACTTTCATCTGCAGCCGAGCTCTACCGAAACTTCAATTTGCTTATGCCCCAGATTCCCccagcaaacaattttcttggcatttcgtggagcaaaaaacaacaacataaaaaatgCACTAAAACAAAAGAGTTATTTGCAAAAATTCCAAAAGTCTGTGCCAGTTTCTGTCTCCAGCGACGACCACTTTTGCTTTCCTcaaattggttttattttcttgtggGAAATTCATTCGTGAGCTGCTcgaattaatttcattttcgtaATGGGAATGGATACGCCAGCGGCAAATGAAATATCCATGATGGAGCTTCGAATTATTATGAAGACAAAAAGCCCATTAACCTTTGGTCAGGGTCTGGGTCGGACTTTGGGAATGGAGCATCGAAAAACtatcaaatgaatgaatgaatttttggCTGGCATTAATAGCTGTACGTTTTTCAACAGTTTGTATAAATTATGCCGTGAAATTTTTTTGAACATTGCGCGCATGTGTAAGAGGGGAGAGCAGCCCACTCCCCCCCCGGAGCTACAACTCTAAGTGCACGCAACAGTTGCCTCGCGACTATCACTATCCaccagctgaagcagcagcagtagtgcCTCTTGGAtttatttgcagcagcagcagcagcagcagccagcattcATGTCAAAGTTATCTTAATGGCCCATTGACAACTGCCAGGCAGTGGCTGCTACCTTTGCCTGTGCCCTCATCAATGGCATTCACTTTCATTGCGGCCACGTTAATTGAAAGTGCACTAAACTAATtaaaaggcagaaaaagagTACGAAGCCAACACCCCAAAGAGCGCCCTCTCCGGGGCTAGTGCTGCATAACTCGTCAAAGTCTCCACACAGCTGTTCGGGGATCTGCGCATGTCCCGATTGTGTCATTTGCCGCAGggccaacacaacacacaacaaaacacacagcaagCAACATGGACGAGGAGCTGGCTGTAAATTCCTAGCTAGAAATAGAAACTGGATTTGTGGAACAATGTCCGAGGCGGCGGATACTTCCAGCAAATTGTCGCCCAAGGGTGTGCGTCGCGTTCGCACCGATCTGAAGACATCGGAGAATGTGTTCCTGGGCAGCGTCAGGCCTCCACGAAAAACCTCACCCATGGCCATCAAGAGCCACCATcagcatcgtcatcatcattattgtCACTGTGCGCCACCGTTTGTGGCGAGCAGTGCGCCGCAGCCAAGTGAAACATATCAACATCTCAGGTGGTGGCAAGACACTCCCCTGACTGCCTTCCATCAAGGTCCTTTCTGAGTCATTCCGTTACTCATGCTTGTGCCTCTTTTCAGCGCCCAACTGCCAGCGCGTGCCACGCGGCTGCTCAATCGTTCGCGGCtgcaggaccagcagcagctgacgggCCACGACTCGGACAACAGCCTGCGGTCAAGCCACAGCGGcggagctgcagcggcagtgcgCAAACGGAGCACGGCCAATTCACGCGCCTCCACGGCCTCATCCACGTCCAGTCTGCCGCGCCAGCgacagccacagaggcagcaccagcagcagcaaccaggcGGCACTGCCTCGGGTGGCTGTGGCCTAAGGGTGCGCGGTTTGGGTAGCGGCGAGCTGCACAGCTCCTCGGACGATCTGATGTTGTATGACAAGTCATTCCGGAATGCCATGATCCAGGATGTGCTGCAGTTcaagaagcagctgctgcgactgcggcgcATCCTACAAGAGGTGAGTGAGGAGTCCTCCCAAGAGCTGTTTAAGAattttcgttttccatttcattcatggcacacacaccacacaacacacttCACCATTCAACCACTTGCACGAACCACTTAGGAGtctgattttgatttgaaaagGGTACGTTATGAGCTCTATTTTGTGTATCATTTCATTTGGGGAATAAACTCATGCCTGGCAACCTTCAGTAACACTTTCATGTCCATTCTTTCACAGACGGAAACCCTGAATCCCTTTGAGAATGATAATCTACAATTGTTTGCCGCCTGTGGGCTGGATAGCAAGCAGCTGAATGACATCGATTTGGCCAGCCTCACCTCGTCCACGACGGAGGATCCATTGCAGGAGTTAACGGATCTACGTAGACAGGTGGTTTACCTTCAGGTATTTGCacgttttttgcatttcgttcgCCCGATTAGATCACTGGAtaagacaacaaaacaaacaagaaactaaaataaaagcagGACACGCTCatactataaatatttctattgctgttgttgttcttaaATGTTTATTAGATACATGGAAACATATCCATGTGGCATGTACAAATACTATGACAAATATTCAGCAGAAATACTCAATATATAATCAAACTTTTTGCTTACTTAATTATCTACTCGTAAACGTAATTTTACATTCCGCACTTTGATTTTgcaaacacagaaaacacacacagaaaaatgccacaaaagtcTTGCAGTtttagctgttgttgtgtttgatTCATGGATTAATATGCTTCGATTGTTGCACACAATCAAAGCATGACAATCCAAATCTCAGTTATATTTATGCCTAGCAAGTTTATACTCGTCTAGCTATGATTTTGTTTACTCTCTTCTGGCGTAGTTCTTGTATTTGCCTAGTGACCTTTAATGACTCGCTACACAACACTGAACCTCTCATTaacgtttctctctctcttctctctttgtgtcGCTGTTTGGCAGGGTCAAGTCGATGATCGTGATCGCACCATACGCCTGCAGCGCGATCTCATTGAACAATTGGAGGCCGAGAAGCGGCTGCAACAGgttgctggcagcagcagcgacgctgCCAACAAGGAGCTCATCAGCATGGCCACCCAAACGGAGCGGGTaagcaaaacacacagcacacacccacactcccaCTCTAAGTgttgcacaacaacaacaattgactaACCGAAATCTGTCGTATGTATTTCTATTTTCAATTCCAACTCCAATTTGGATTCCACTTTCACAGACACGACCACTTGCCATTGGTGCGGAGGGTTTGTCCAGGTAGGCCATACATCCATTCCAgacatttatgtttatttccATCTATCTTGCGATTttctattttcaatttttggtttacatttgtgtgtaattttttgtgttatttgttgctgttgtctgttgtaatttttttggtgGGTTTTCATCAGAGACCACAAAAGCCGCAGGCTGTGGGCCGCAGCTTAACAAAACTTTAACAAAATGCTGCCagctgatgttgttgcttttgttgctattgctgctgcttaatgTTGGCTTGCAGTCTCGGTTTCGGCGTTCAGCTTCATGGTCCGTTGGTGGCATGCAAATCAGCTCGTAGCCTGGCCACTTTCCTGCCGCCTGTTGACGTtaatggcaacaaattgcaattggagCAGTCTAATTAGACAGCCAGTAgctcaaagcagcagcagcagttggaatttaattttgttttttgcatttcccaATTGACTAACAATAGACCGACCCACTTGAGACGCTAAGCGGAGAGCCTTAAACCCATGATTAACCAATGTGAATCTCTCTTACTCTTTTACACTCTCTAATGCCTGCCATGGAATACACAACACTTTTAACTAACACTTAACAACACTTTTTCCCCCCACACAATAATGCAATCATTTATAGACTACAATTTGGGG
Encoded here:
- the LOC117895871 gene encoding uncharacterized protein LOC117895871 isoform X2, with the protein product MGKCVSRQSAPPLPRITAPDDAAHRQSALRLSRCQPDLEQAHMWPQIWQQLTASSENTATAEEQAAFYDQNRRLEEAIESLYNEEQQQEQQQELQLELKQFLLQELLPAAAKQRQDTPAAAAAAAAVGTQNKGCLAAGNGNGNETGDEGQAESKKQGSKSQRRHLNANGNIQDMAQESLQLPPHTKGTAMSFGFRKKLNGTPKKLKKLLENQTNCHAATDTKDDNGNAPTAIHFEKVGAAAAATSTAAGQRFGYRGGPGPGPGPQPRPASTGLYGHSEECAENARNNNNNNTQGGAGAASSTPLVSNLKRRSKSAHAARSSADGGEPKIAQPKTLTFNLNQNTTIEYQRRQFFGEIADERGGTQGTRCNYSNLASMHANVIARPTPASFAKFTLQTVSLPRPEYPVAISLTATTPTTPSGSVQSPVPSHATGARAKDTCTSARQHPLTSVHVQPTQRQLDQKSVKQLTNNSTRRGFSGSREISADSGIASLDMALDSGSSGSSSAGSKRSRSRPRNLQMVMSGRHTFEVKDVDDPPSSESNSFVEPLALPKLPTDGSQAVPLPLLGLVRSNTVLSRESYERRQEEQQQPAEGKPKPKPSGSDESESVDEEKLYLDSSTSEKSAKQQSHSSVSSSWRCQSLAGESLAAMDCSSMSISDSQAPEVGRENEREEDMSLGLDEISLNPTDMPFSTISSLTEPPAKQEAAPLLNMHLVDNREASPRPRSFNNALNESKFAELALASSSCLLLDDETSPTDSLVSSTEDSEEAGGKLKKHKLNEERQQKDIDIDIDIDIDEISPLLELELDTGCGSPVSPGTPTHASHSLSLGSDCGNLIDDEIADQPALLCNSEAHEVATDTPTLMETHTGSLRSLKSQSKARTALQQAIELSLRTPMAVRQAVLDRAESLDTLSPCESICSDDLMMDFDMNSSVDSIDHMAPVSGRSRSGSDLHRIGVEMDPAQAEAEAELLSEMERNGSDVMKELNSLLRGRRQRGGARERISAQLPARATRLLNRSRLQDQQQLTGHDSDNSLRSSHSGGAAAAVRKRSTANSRASTASSTSSLPRQRQPQRQHQQQQPGGTASGGCGLRVRGLGSGELHSSSDDLMLYDKSFRNAMIQDVLQFKKQLLRLRRILQEESDFDLKRTETLNPFENDNLQLFAACGLDSKQLNDIDLASLTSSTTEDPLQELTDLRRQVVYLQGQVDDRDRTIRLQRDLIEQLEAEKRLQQVAGSSSDAANKELISMATQTERTRPLAIGAEGLSRSKPEYTSYTTHFPMLHLHDSTLAATTIIRHHQQQHHQEEKEKEQCPTLSQTRRHTIISTTLTNYNQQLAAAATYPSTPRRASIGWDTPAEASNSYKPVRITLIGDPLPLPLQNGSCKSASKSSSSLSLPGSAAQNGVKMRYPNGCQSAKMKASNGQHYQPLYNSNKMTSPTVTIV
- the LOC117895871 gene encoding uncharacterized protein LOC117895871 isoform X4 — translated: MGKCVSRQSAPPLPRITAPDDAAHRQSALRLSRCQPDLEQAHMWPQIWQQLTASSENTATAEEQAAFYDQNRRLEEAIESLYNEEQQQEQQQELQLELKQFLLQELLPAAAKQRQDTPAAAAAAAAVGTQNKGCLAAGNGNGNETGDEGQAESKKQGSKSQRRHLNANGNIQDMAQESLQLPPHTKGTAMSFGFRKKLNGTPKKLKKLLENQTNCHAATDTKDDNGNAPATAIHFEKVGAAAAATSTAAGQRFGYRGGPGPGPGPQPRPASTGLYGHSEECAENARNNNNNNTQGGAGAASSTPLVSNLKRRSKSAHAARSSADGGEPKIAQPKTLTFNLNQNTTIEYQRRQFFGEIADERGGTQGTRCNYSNLASMHANVIARPTPASFAKFTLQTVSLPRPEYPVAISLTATTPTTPSGSVQSPVPSHATGARAKDTCTSARQHPLTSVHVQPTQRQLDQKSVKQLTNNSTRRGFSGSREISADSGIASLDMALDSGSSGSSSAGSKRSRSRPRNLQMVMSGRHTFEVKDVDDPPSSESNSFVEPLALPKLPTDGSQAVPLPLLGLVRSNTVLSRESYERRQEEQQQPAEGKPKPKPSGSDESESVDEEKLYLDSSTSEKSAKQQSHSSVSSSWRCQSLAGESLAAMDCSSMSISDSQAPEVGRENEREEDMSLGLDEISLNPTDMPFSTISSLTEPPAKQEAAPLLNMHLVDNREASPRPRSFNNALNESKFAELALASSSCLLLDDETSPTDSLVSSTEDSEEAGGKLKKHKLNEERQQKDIDIDIDIDIDEISPLLELELDTGCGSPVSPGTPTHASHSLSLGSDCGNLIDDEIADQPALLCNSEAHEVATDTPTLMETHTGSLRSLKSQSKARTALQQAIELSLRTPMAVRQAVLDRAESLDTLSPCESICSDDLMMDFDMNSSVDSIDHMAPVSGRSRSGSDLHRIGVEMDPAQAEAEAELLSEMERNGSDVMKELNSLLRGRRQRGGARERISAQLPARATRLLNRSRLQDQQQLTGHDSDNSLRSSHSGGAAAAVRKRSTANSRASTASSTSSLPRQRQPQRQHQQQQPGGTASGGCGLRVRGLGSGELHSSSDDLMLYDKSFRNAMIQDVLQFKKQLLRLRRILQETETLNPFENDNLQLFAACGLDSKQLNDIDLASLTSSTTEDPLQELTDLRRQVVYLQGQVDDRDRTIRLQRDLIEQLEAEKRLQQVAGSSSDAANKELISMATQTERTRPLAIGAEGLSRSKPEYTSYTTHFPMLHLHDSTLAATTIIRHHQQQHHQEEKEKEQCPTLSQTRRHTIISTTLTNYNQQLAAAATYPSTPRRASIGWDTPAEASNSYKPVRITLIGDPLPLPLQNGSCKSASKSSSSLSLPGSAAQNGVKMRYPNGCQSAKMKASNGQHYQPLYNSNKMTSPTVTIV